The DNA sequence GCGAGGTGCGGCTGCTGTCCCGGTTCACCGGCGCCAACCCGCACGTGGCGATCGTGGGGGTGCCCTCGCTGCCGTTCGACGTCTCCGACCTCGAGGCACTTCAGGCCATCGCCGACCAGATCACCGGAGAAACCGAAGCGGCCTGACCCCGAGGGGTCCGGCCGCCGGCTCTGATCAGGTCTGCGAGTTAGCCCGCACTGCGGTGCTTGCGCTGGGCGGCAAAGAAGTCGGCCCAGGAAACCACCTCGGGGTGCTGCTTGAGCAGGGCGCGCCGCTGACGCTCGGTCATGCCGCCCCACACGCCGAACTCGACGCGATTGTCCAGGGCGTCGGCGCCGCACTCGGCGATGACCGGACAGTGCCGGCAGATGACCGCGGCTTTGCGCTGGGCGGCGCCGCGGACGAACAACTCGTCAGGGTCGGTTTGGCGACACCGGGCTTGCGAAACCCACGCAATCCGGGCTTCTGCCTCCGCACCATGCAGAATGGTATCGGCGGACGGATTGATGGTGGTCCTGCGAGCGGCGGGCTTGATACCTGACACCGGCGTCCCCTTCGTTCTGGCCGCGCCCCGACAACGCAGACGAATGTTTCCCCTATGTACTTCGACGTTGATCGCTGGGTGCGATCTACGCCACATTGCGTGCGGTGAGTGTGATCTGCATCGCACTGTTTTGTCAACTTAGGTGGTCAGGGCCGTTCGACGCAATACATCCGTGACCACTTTTTTGGGACGACCGTGCCGTCATCGGCACCAAATTGACGATTTCGCCGTTTCACCACACGTCACAGCGGGTGAGCCGGGCCGATCGGCGGATCGGGTGGCGCACGTCGTCGCTACTCTGTACCCATGCCGGAGCAGCTCCCGACCCCACGGCCGCCGCGGTCGGTCACGGTCATCAAGCTCGCCTGGTGCGTGCTGCTCGCCAGTGTCGTCGCCGCGGGTCTGATGTTCCCGGTCATCGGCGGCATCGGCCTGATGTCCAACCGCGCCTCCGATGTCGTTGCCAACGGCTCGGCCCAACTGGTCGAGGGGGAGGTCCCTCAGGTGTCGACGATGGTCGACGCCAAGGGCAACCCGATCGCCTGGCTCTACACCCAGCGCCGCTTCCAGGTGCCCAGCGAACAGATCGCCAACACGATGAAGCTGGCGATCGTCTCGATCGAGGACAAACGCTTTGCCGAGCACAACGGTGTCGACTGGCAGGGCACGCTGACCGGCCTGTCGGGTTACCTGTCGGGCAACCTCGACACCCGAGGCGGGTCGACGATCGAGCAGCAATACGTCAAGAACTACCAGCTGCTGGTCATCGCCCAGACCGACGCCGAGAAGCGCGCCGCGATCGAAGTCACCCCGGCGCGCAAGCTGCGTGAGATCCGGATGGCGCTGACGCTGGACAAGACGTTCACCAAGCCGGAGATCCTGACCCGCTACCTGAACCTGGTGTCGTTCGGCAACGGCTCGTTCGGCGTTCAGGACGCCGCCCAGACCTACTTCGGCATCGACGCCTCCGAACTGAACTGGCAGCAGGCCGCGCTGCTGGCCGGCATGGTGCAGTCGACGAGCGCGCTGAACCCCTACACCAAT is a window from the Mycolicibacterium poriferae genome containing:
- a CDS encoding WhiB family transcriptional regulator, whose translation is MSGIKPAARRTTINPSADTILHGAEAEARIAWVSQARCRQTDPDELFVRGAAQRKAAVICRHCPVIAECGADALDNRVEFGVWGGMTERQRRALLKQHPEVVSWADFFAAQRKHRSAG